One Geoalkalibacter subterraneus genomic window carries:
- a CDS encoding RNA-guided endonuclease InsQ/TnpB family protein, with amino-acid sequence MIKARHHILQTTPEQCDLLKQVQQEAAGCWNAIVAEAKAHYDAGGGWISKNDLQKRLKGRFDLHSQTVQGLVDRFCGNRRTAAENRRMGLDKNYPWREKRFVTVPFKQMAIRCSASGTVQLTLKAGIRFDTGFPFSDGIHTCEIMWRHGRYVLSCTAEYQPAEPAEQGLRAGIDIGEIHPVAVCAENGAGLVVSGRQIRSAKQQRNKSLGTFAKRLSRCKKGSRRWKKLRRAKARLRAKTDRQVRDLLHHATRKAIDWCREQGVSELVIGNPAGVEKNTRKAKRLNRKARQKVSQMETGRIKQYLSYKAEEAGIQTCLVVERGTSRDCPVCGSQNRARGRLFVCAACGFSAHRDGKAGFMMLWKKHPQIPLPQLRIEHRQAYPKYRKRLSPACVDGPDVAPSSLAIPGPLLGEHIAA; translated from the coding sequence ATGATCAAGGCGCGTCACCATATCCTGCAAACGACGCCGGAGCAGTGCGACCTGTTGAAGCAGGTGCAGCAGGAAGCCGCCGGGTGTTGGAACGCCATCGTTGCCGAGGCCAAGGCGCACTACGATGCCGGCGGCGGCTGGATCTCGAAAAACGATCTGCAAAAGCGGCTCAAGGGACGTTTCGACCTGCACAGCCAGACGGTGCAGGGACTCGTTGACCGCTTTTGCGGCAACCGCCGGACGGCCGCCGAGAACCGGCGCATGGGTCTTGATAAGAACTACCCGTGGCGCGAGAAGCGGTTTGTGACGGTTCCGTTCAAACAGATGGCGATCCGTTGCAGCGCAAGCGGAACCGTTCAGCTCACTTTGAAAGCAGGCATCCGTTTCGACACCGGGTTTCCGTTTTCCGACGGCATCCACACCTGCGAGATCATGTGGCGCCACGGGCGGTACGTTTTGAGTTGCACGGCTGAATACCAACCGGCCGAGCCCGCCGAGCAGGGCCTTCGGGCCGGGATCGACATCGGCGAGATTCACCCGGTGGCCGTTTGCGCCGAAAACGGAGCCGGGCTGGTGGTTTCCGGCAGGCAGATCCGGTCGGCCAAGCAGCAGCGCAACAAGAGTCTTGGAACTTTCGCCAAAAGGCTGTCGCGCTGCAAGAAGGGCAGTCGTCGCTGGAAGAAGCTGCGGCGAGCCAAGGCGCGTCTGCGGGCAAAGACCGACCGCCAGGTGCGCGACCTGCTCCACCATGCGACGCGCAAGGCGATCGATTGGTGCCGGGAGCAAGGCGTTTCGGAACTGGTGATCGGCAACCCGGCCGGGGTTGAGAAAAACACCCGCAAGGCTAAACGCCTCAACCGCAAGGCCCGGCAGAAGGTTTCGCAGATGGAAACCGGGCGCATCAAGCAGTACCTGAGCTACAAGGCCGAGGAAGCCGGAATTCAAACGTGCCTCGTTGTCGAGCGAGGCACCAGTCGGGATTGTCCCGTGTGCGGTTCGCAAAACCGTGCCCGGGGGCGGTTGTTCGTATGCGCGGCCTGCGGTTTTTCCGCGCACCGCGACGGCAAGGCCGGTTTTATGATGCTTTGGAAAAAGCATCCGCAAATCCCCTTGCCGCAGCTTCGAATCGAGCACCGCCAGGCGTATCCAAAGTATCGCAAGCGGCTTTCGCCGGCTTGCGTAGATGGCCCCGACGTGGCCCCAAGTAGCTTGGCCATACCCGGACCGCTGCTCGGCGAGCATATCGCCGCGTAA
- the traL gene encoding type IV conjugative transfer system protein TraL, translating to MEPTKIPTKIDDPHQVLMWSADELVPMMVMITFGVMFERVLIFMLLGWAAVRVYRRYKNSRPDGFILHFFYWVGFLPDKGVTLVNPYKRRFLP from the coding sequence ATGGAGCCAACCAAAATACCAACAAAAATTGATGACCCACACCAAGTTCTTATGTGGAGTGCTGACGAACTTGTTCCGATGATGGTCATGATTACCTTCGGTGTCATGTTTGAAAGGGTCTTGATTTTCATGTTGCTGGGTTGGGCGGCCGTAAGGGTTTACAGAAGATATAAAAACAGCCGTCCAGACGGATTTATACTTCACTTTTTTTACTGGGTCGGATTCCTGCCAGATAAAGGTGTCACACTTGTCAACCCTTATAAGAGACGTTTTCTGCCGTAA
- a CDS encoding TraE/TraK family type IV conjugative transfer system protein: protein MIFKEYKKSFRAAVKELQWRRFADVAQLLIIIVLLFFLGTKSTVVTVVPPNLQEDAVIEKSGASENYKLAWGWFMADIIGNVTPKNVDFVRESISLYLSPTLYQEVRKSITEQARVLREDDIAVSFSPSSAQYQKSRNRVFITGETTTTGPFGDPRREVRTYEFVIEVKNYMPVFTLFDVYEGAAQLRPKAE, encoded by the coding sequence TTGATCTTTAAAGAATATAAAAAATCATTCAGAGCGGCGGTCAAAGAACTTCAGTGGCGAAGATTTGCAGACGTTGCCCAGCTTCTGATCATCATTGTCCTTTTATTTTTCCTCGGGACAAAAAGCACGGTAGTTACTGTTGTCCCCCCGAACTTGCAGGAAGATGCCGTTATTGAGAAAAGCGGAGCGAGCGAGAATTACAAGCTGGCCTGGGGCTGGTTTATGGCTGACATTATTGGCAACGTCACACCCAAGAACGTGGACTTCGTTCGCGAAAGTATTTCCCTGTACCTGTCTCCGACCCTCTACCAGGAGGTCAGAAAATCGATCACGGAGCAGGCCCGGGTTCTTCGTGAAGATGATATTGCCGTCTCCTTCAGCCCTTCGTCGGCCCAGTATCAAAAATCCCGCAACCGCGTATTTATTACGGGGGAGACCACCACGACAGGACCCTTCGGCGACCCCCGCAGAGAAGTAAGGACGTATGAATTCGTCATCGAGGTGAAAAATTACATGCCGGTTTTCACGCTGTTCGACGTGTATGAGGGCGCGGCCCAACTTCGCCCGAAAGCAGAATAG
- a CDS encoding prepilin-type N-terminal cleavage/methylation domain-containing protein, with the protein MLKFKKSEKGFTLIEMVIAAVLVLMAGAVVTPMLLGYVDDQKVASLNETLINTRAAFEAFYTDNLGVLAEPVDGDYFPDLVDAGFMSRVPQTEGVEYEINLDDSTTNSGTAFFVKGTFAPNDAQVIDRLTRLDERIDGDSGESAGILQWDATTGYFAYLLYGTGVDLNTSAWHSNI; encoded by the coding sequence ATGCTTAAGTTCAAAAAGTCCGAAAAAGGTTTCACTCTGATCGAAATGGTTATTGCAGCCGTGCTGGTCCTGATGGCCGGTGCTGTGGTCACCCCCATGCTGCTGGGCTATGTCGATGACCAGAAAGTGGCCTCGCTGAACGAGACCCTGATAAACACCCGTGCGGCCTTTGAAGCCTTCTACACCGATAATCTGGGTGTTCTTGCAGAACCTGTCGATGGCGACTACTTCCCTGACCTCGTTGACGCAGGTTTCATGAGCCGTGTGCCGCAAACCGAAGGTGTTGAATACGAAATCAATCTTGACGATTCTACCACCAACAGCGGCACCGCTTTCTTCGTCAAAGGAACCTTTGCCCCTAACGATGCCCAGGTAATTGACCGTCTGACCAGGCTTGACGAACGCATTGACGGCGACAGCGGTGAATCCGCAGGCATCCTGCAGTGGGACGCAACCACCGGCTACTTTGCCTACCTGCTCTACGGCACCGGCGTTGATCTGAACACCTCCGCCTGGCACAGCAACATCTAA
- a CDS encoding prepilin-type N-terminal cleavage/methylation domain-containing protein: protein MKKTQEKGFTLVEIVVAIALVLLAAAIVVPMLFKHIDREKVASVNAEVLSLRAAVKAAILRDGGLKDNNGDGNFLDDLVDTDYLDRAPKSLPGATWLLKQTTHTSGRKVFYLDIECPDAECVKVAQELDLMVDEESGESSGNIQWALGS from the coding sequence ATGAAAAAAACTCAAGAAAAAGGTTTTACTCTGGTTGAGATTGTGGTCGCAATCGCCCTGGTTCTTCTGGCCGCAGCCATTGTCGTCCCGATGCTTTTTAAACACATTGATCGGGAAAAAGTGGCTTCAGTCAACGCCGAAGTTCTTTCCCTGCGGGCCGCAGTTAAAGCGGCAATCCTTCGTGACGGCGGGCTCAAAGACAATAACGGCGACGGTAACTTTCTCGATGATCTGGTCGACACCGACTATCTCGACCGCGCACCGAAATCACTGCCTGGAGCGACCTGGCTTCTCAAGCAGACCACGCATACCAGCGGACGCAAGGTGTTTTACCTCGATATCGAGTGCCCGGATGCCGAGTGCGTCAAAGTCGCCCAGGAACTCGATCTGATGGTGGATGAAGAAAGCGGGGAAAGCAGCGGCAATATCCAGTGGGCGCTGGGTTCCTGA
- a CDS encoding PilZ domain-containing protein — MPRKKDEISLIILCSLSNRDLLEKIPQEMGASFDTVFSVDDIYHHPVVTKKYHGFVLDTANVQKLEKHQRTIIQRMQQAFPMLFLDTTTLYQKENDPQWFWSDRFVERFVEAVNKFSPRPVRNQARVRLPLHGHICMASHFKNSLRVVTENISEGGAFLLLNESERFETGDMAWVKISEICEDNPIKASVRWVSKWGENGKFPGVGVEFVRIETEHKEKIKQILEQAKNEQESSLSPEGVVDAI; from the coding sequence ATGCCCAGAAAAAAAGATGAGATCAGCCTGATCATTTTATGTTCCCTGTCCAACCGAGACCTGCTGGAGAAAATCCCCCAGGAAATGGGAGCCAGCTTCGATACCGTTTTCAGTGTCGATGACATCTACCATCATCCGGTGGTCACAAAGAAATATCATGGCTTTGTTTTGGATACGGCCAATGTGCAAAAGCTCGAGAAGCATCAGCGGACAATTATCCAGCGTATGCAGCAGGCATTCCCCATGCTCTTTCTCGATACGACCACACTCTATCAAAAAGAGAACGACCCGCAATGGTTTTGGTCGGATCGTTTTGTTGAGCGGTTTGTTGAAGCCGTCAACAAGTTTTCTCCCCGCCCGGTCAGAAATCAGGCCCGGGTCAGGTTGCCGCTGCATGGGCATATCTGCATGGCCTCTCACTTCAAAAACAGCTTACGAGTTGTTACAGAGAATATTTCCGAGGGGGGCGCTTTCTTGCTGCTCAACGAAAGCGAACGCTTTGAAACAGGGGATATGGCATGGGTCAAAATAAGCGAGATCTGCGAAGATAATCCGATAAAGGCTTCAGTGCGGTGGGTTTCCAAGTGGGGCGAAAACGGCAAATTTCCCGGCGTTGGCGTTGAGTTTGTGCGGATTGAGACGGAACATAAAGAAAAAATCAAACAGATTCTTGAACAGGCAAAAAACGAGCAGGAGTCGTCATTGTCGCCAGAGGGAGTTGTAGATGCGATTTAA
- a CDS encoding type IV pilus twitching motility protein PilT, translated as MLDLKYLLQKAVEKGASDLHITINNPPRMRIDGELCNAGTQLLDASQTQELCMQILSPEQKKQLQEGKKELDFAFEIEGVSRFRCNIFHNLKSICGVFRVIPYKILSFEELGLPRIGFSMIDARPGLVLITGATGSGKSTTLAAMVDKINSDRNHHVLTIEDPVEFVHPKKKAIVTQREVGVDTDSFASALKYALREDPDVVLVGEMRDLETISNALTIAETGHLVLATLHTNSAVQSINRIIDVFPSHQQPQVRTQLSFVLKGVFSQKLVPAANGSGRVLALETLCPNNAIRQLIREDKLHQIESHMLSGQRSHGMQVMDMHLVSLVKEGKIRRETAIQHAKNPEDMQSELPQTGLGF; from the coding sequence GTGTTGGACCTTAAATATCTGCTGCAAAAAGCGGTTGAAAAAGGTGCGTCGGATCTGCATATCACAATAAACAACCCTCCGCGGATGCGTATTGACGGAGAGCTTTGCAATGCCGGGACTCAACTGCTTGATGCCTCTCAGACGCAAGAGCTGTGCATGCAGATTCTTTCCCCGGAACAAAAAAAACAGCTGCAGGAAGGAAAAAAAGAGCTTGATTTTGCTTTTGAGATAGAAGGCGTCAGCCGTTTTCGGTGCAACATCTTCCATAATCTCAAAAGCATCTGCGGGGTTTTTCGCGTCATTCCCTATAAGATCTTGAGTTTTGAGGAACTTGGTCTTCCGCGGATCGGATTCAGTATGATCGATGCTCGTCCCGGCCTGGTGTTGATCACCGGAGCAACCGGAAGCGGCAAGTCTACGACCCTTGCGGCCATGGTAGATAAGATCAATTCGGATAGAAATCACCATGTTTTGACCATAGAGGATCCGGTCGAATTTGTTCATCCAAAGAAGAAAGCCATCGTTACCCAGCGTGAGGTTGGGGTCGACACGGACAGCTTTGCCTCGGCCCTGAAATATGCCCTGCGTGAAGATCCCGATGTTGTGTTGGTAGGGGAGATGCGTGACCTTGAAACAATCTCCAATGCGCTGACCATCGCAGAGACAGGGCATCTCGTTTTAGCCACTCTGCACACCAACTCGGCCGTGCAGTCAATCAATCGCATCATTGATGTTTTCCCCTCCCACCAGCAACCGCAGGTCAGAACTCAGCTCTCCTTTGTGCTAAAAGGTGTCTTTTCACAAAAACTCGTTCCTGCCGCCAACGGATCTGGCCGGGTTCTGGCCCTTGAAACACTTTGCCCCAACAATGCGATAAGGCAGTTGATTCGTGAGGACAAGCTTCATCAAATTGAATCTCACATGCTTTCAGGTCAAAGATCACACGGGATGCAAGTTATGGATATGCACCTGGTTTCTCTAGTAAAAGAGGGGAAAATTCGTAGGGAAACAGCCATCCAACATGCCAAAAACCCAGAAGACATGCAGTCCGAACTGCCGCAGACCGGCCTTGGTTTTTAA
- a CDS encoding type II secretion system F family protein — translation MPQFKYVARTADGKKKTKGVMIASSKIDLANKIESQGDFLIWCEEKNSEENSRAFMDNLSRIFQKKVPKKHVADFLKQLKVYIRAGIAIPAALEETQKTTGNKKFQEIIQSVKATIENGETLAEALATFPGVFDTMLVESIRMGEESGSLPEVIQGQSDRLAREAKLVSKMKSQSVYPVLLCTIVFTLLIVMNTIIVPNLMNSYESFLPKGDVPPKTALIMGINQWLMDYGWLLPSFMVVFFFSFVFAELHPATKKLKDAFKLKIPIIKTFILYSNLSRVCDGIKVGYSSGMPITKILQFLEKHVNNMVVQERVRGIYTEIINGTTFSLAVKQNHLDHVFSSLASAGEGTGNLTYTMDIGMDHYNEKLDSLIGVATTVGSFMVVIFLGLIVMFTVMSIIIPMYELPSALI, via the coding sequence ATGCCTCAATTCAAATACGTTGCACGCACCGCGGACGGAAAGAAAAAAACCAAGGGAGTCATGATTGCCTCCTCCAAAATCGATCTGGCAAACAAAATTGAGTCCCAGGGAGACTTTCTGATCTGGTGCGAGGAAAAAAACAGCGAGGAAAACTCCCGAGCTTTCATGGATAACCTTTCGAGAATTTTCCAGAAAAAGGTTCCCAAAAAACATGTCGCCGATTTTCTGAAACAACTCAAGGTTTACATCAGAGCCGGCATCGCAATCCCGGCAGCTCTGGAAGAAACCCAAAAGACGACAGGGAATAAAAAGTTTCAAGAAATCATCCAGTCGGTCAAAGCGACAATCGAAAACGGAGAAACTTTGGCTGAGGCGCTGGCAACCTTTCCCGGCGTTTTTGATACCATGCTGGTTGAATCTATCCGGATGGGGGAAGAAAGCGGGAGTTTGCCAGAGGTCATTCAAGGGCAATCCGACAGGTTGGCTCGCGAAGCAAAATTGGTCTCAAAGATGAAAAGCCAAAGCGTTTATCCGGTACTGCTTTGCACAATCGTTTTTACGCTGCTGATTGTCATGAACACCATCATCGTTCCGAACCTTATGAATTCCTATGAGAGCTTTCTTCCCAAGGGAGATGTTCCCCCAAAAACGGCATTGATTATGGGAATCAATCAATGGCTGATGGACTATGGATGGCTTCTCCCTTCTTTCATGGTGGTCTTTTTCTTCAGCTTTGTCTTTGCTGAACTTCATCCGGCAACAAAAAAATTGAAAGACGCATTTAAGCTCAAAATACCAATCATCAAAACGTTTATCCTCTACAGCAATCTCTCTCGTGTCTGTGACGGGATAAAGGTCGGGTATTCCTCCGGGATGCCGATAACAAAAATCCTGCAATTTCTGGAAAAACACGTCAACAATATGGTTGTTCAGGAAAGAGTTCGTGGAATTTATACCGAAATAATCAATGGGACAACTTTCTCTTTAGCTGTGAAACAGAACCATCTCGATCATGTTTTTTCTTCTCTAGCCTCGGCAGGAGAGGGGACAGGTAATCTGACTTACACCATGGATATCGGGATGGACCACTATAATGAAAAGCTCGACTCTCTGATCGGCGTTGCCACAACCGTCGGAAGCTTTATGGTCGTTATATTCCTGGGGCTTATTGTCATGTTTACCGTTATGTCGATCATCATACCAATGTACGAACTACCTTCAGCATTGATATGA
- a CDS encoding PilZ domain-containing protein, with the protein MNKTVWDNIKQATLSQPVPTEIYLPAGDSSKIVQFDGVLRVKKKPYIHFRLVGHDQILKEIKVGQIALINTDPIDGNFFSAAIIEHIAPGGVLLRLYDEKRGPLRVDAECPVEMTFFTIDQEKEDYEKHLQIRVGKTLNISKEGILVNSDLPMPVGITVVSKIFIDEHSTPIMVTSKVLRCEENISNSYHVALEPIYCSSQELEKIEHFCLVQKCRQLQSSEIEI; encoded by the coding sequence ATGAATAAAACAGTTTGGGACAACATTAAACAAGCCACCCTGTCCCAGCCGGTTCCAACCGAAATTTATCTGCCGGCAGGAGACTCCTCCAAAATTGTTCAGTTCGATGGTGTTCTTCGTGTCAAGAAAAAGCCCTACATCCACTTCAGACTGGTGGGGCATGACCAGATTCTGAAAGAAATAAAAGTAGGTCAGATCGCTCTTATCAACACCGATCCGATAGACGGGAATTTCTTCTCTGCCGCCATCATCGAGCATATTGCTCCCGGCGGGGTTCTTCTCAGGCTCTACGATGAAAAAAGAGGTCCCTTAAGAGTTGATGCAGAGTGCCCCGTTGAAATGACCTTTTTCACCATCGACCAAGAAAAAGAAGACTATGAAAAACATCTACAAATTCGGGTCGGAAAAACGCTCAATATATCAAAAGAAGGAATTCTGGTTAATTCCGACTTGCCAATGCCTGTCGGTATCACAGTCGTTTCGAAAATCTTCATTGATGAACACAGCACTCCGATTATGGTAACAAGCAAGGTTCTGCGGTGTGAGGAAAACATCTCCAACAGTTACCATGTCGCTCTTGAGCCGATATATTGTAGTTCCCAGGAGTTGGAAAAAATTGAACATTTCTGTTTGGTTCAAAAATGCCGGCAACTTCAATCCTCAGAAATTGAAATCTAA
- a CDS encoding GspE/PulE family protein: MSFLNTVRNKTANVVEKEKEEEKNFRLGDLLKEQGLLSDRDIQIIATEQKAIGGRFGEIALNLGLVNETQITQALAKQAGMQYFDLRSEDIDVDAAQFIDSEKSREHEILPLALNDNTLLVGITEPTNVKKRDLAKKFLGQHKLEFCAIDKSELFLVQSRVFPDLNFQTKALELAEQMGKDQNKDTSSLTPRLVNAIVWDALSNKASDIHLVYGGDIFRIFYRIAGALRYMYGFKPQLYSRVAAQIKQAAGMEPGDKLHAQGGNFNFQTGSRTVNTRVSKLPTVPLQEGESLVLRLLDQNRVSLNLKTLGFYPEDVEKLKKSCTMPYGMILCTGPTGSGKTTTLYSMLSAISAFDTKILTIEDPVEYQLPGICQVQVNARAEITFASALREFLRQDPDVILVGETRDPETAKISIQAALTGHLLFSTLHTNDAAGAIPRLLNYDVDINGLQSSLAVIIAQRLVRKLCKHCHEERPLTADEKELFLRHSVKAPETVRIASEKKSSTCKFCNGGYSSPTIIYETIYMDEDLREMIRKGISHREFQSAAIKKGMKTMIQCGLQKVADHTTSFSEVLKVTRVG; this comes from the coding sequence ATGTCTTTTTTAAACACCGTGAGAAATAAAACCGCCAATGTGGTTGAAAAGGAAAAAGAGGAAGAAAAAAACTTTCGACTTGGAGACCTGCTTAAAGAACAGGGTTTACTGTCTGATCGCGACATTCAGATCATTGCGACAGAACAAAAAGCAATCGGAGGTCGTTTCGGCGAAATCGCTCTGAATCTCGGGCTTGTCAATGAGACTCAGATCACCCAGGCGCTGGCTAAGCAGGCAGGCATGCAGTATTTCGATCTTCGCTCAGAAGATATCGATGTCGATGCCGCCCAGTTTATCGATTCCGAAAAATCCAGGGAACATGAAATTCTCCCTCTGGCCTTAAACGACAATACGCTTCTCGTTGGGATCACAGAGCCGACCAATGTAAAAAAAAGGGATCTGGCCAAAAAGTTTCTTGGCCAGCATAAACTCGAATTTTGCGCCATCGACAAATCAGAACTATTTCTGGTCCAATCGCGGGTTTTTCCGGATCTCAACTTCCAGACCAAGGCGCTTGAACTGGCAGAACAGATGGGCAAGGACCAGAACAAGGATACAAGCTCTCTGACTCCCCGCCTGGTCAACGCGATCGTCTGGGACGCACTCTCCAATAAAGCAAGCGATATCCACCTTGTTTATGGCGGCGATATCTTTCGCATCTTCTATCGCATTGCCGGGGCTTTGCGCTACATGTACGGATTTAAACCTCAACTCTACTCCCGGGTTGCCGCCCAGATCAAGCAGGCCGCGGGCATGGAACCCGGAGACAAACTTCACGCCCAGGGCGGGAATTTCAATTTCCAGACCGGATCGCGCACGGTCAACACTCGTGTCAGTAAACTCCCTACGGTGCCCCTGCAAGAGGGCGAATCACTGGTTTTGCGCCTTCTTGACCAAAACAGGGTTTCTCTCAACCTTAAAACACTTGGGTTCTACCCTGAAGACGTTGAAAAACTCAAGAAATCCTGCACCATGCCCTACGGCATGATTCTCTGCACAGGCCCAACCGGCAGCGGTAAAACAACGACTCTCTACTCCATGCTCTCAGCCATCAGCGCGTTTGACACCAAAATACTGACCATCGAAGATCCGGTGGAATATCAGCTCCCCGGAATCTGTCAGGTTCAAGTCAACGCCCGAGCGGAGATCACCTTCGCCTCGGCCTTGAGAGAATTTCTGCGCCAGGACCCGGACGTAATTCTCGTAGGCGAGACTCGAGATCCGGAAACCGCAAAAATCTCCATTCAGGCGGCTTTGACAGGACACCTTCTGTTCTCAACTCTTCATACCAACGATGCAGCAGGCGCTATCCCACGACTGCTTAACTATGATGTCGATATCAACGGGTTGCAGTCCTCTTTGGCCGTCATTATTGCTCAGCGCCTGGTGCGAAAACTCTGCAAGCACTGTCACGAAGAAAGGCCTCTGACCGCAGACGAAAAAGAGCTTTTTCTGCGCCACAGCGTCAAAGCCCCGGAAACCGTGCGTATTGCCTCCGAGAAAAAAAGCAGCACCTGTAAATTCTGCAACGGCGGGTACTCCTCTCCCACCATTATCTACGAAACTATTTACATGGATGAAGACCTGCGCGAGATGATCCGCAAAGGCATCTCCCATCGGGAGTTTCAGAGCGCGGCAATCAAAAAGGGGATGAAAACCATGATTCAGTGCGGTCTGCAAAAGGTGGCAGACCATACAACTTCTTTTAGCGAAGTGCTCAAGGTCACGAGGGTCGGCTAA
- a CDS encoding prepilin peptidase has protein sequence MIDIYFTTFLAVMGAVIGSFLNVVIYRLPLGKNWANGRSACPKCEAPITWKQNIPVLSYLVLKGRCARCRKPISVRYPLVEMVTAALFGAAYLEFGFGSDLAASLLLIVTLVVITGIDIDHQIIPDVITYPAAVAGVLFAFSNNSPELADALIGAATGYGVFFALNWTYILVRKREAMGMGDAKLFAVLGLFLGWQALLPIFIVAVFSCFFFILAHALVCKGTPPKILPFGPFLSLGGLSCLFFDPAAIQSLLFRF, from the coding sequence ATGATCGATATCTACTTCACGACGTTTCTTGCGGTCATGGGTGCCGTAATCGGGTCTTTTCTGAATGTTGTCATTTATCGATTGCCACTTGGGAAAAACTGGGCAAACGGGCGCTCGGCCTGCCCAAAGTGCGAAGCTCCGATCACTTGGAAACAAAACATTCCTGTTTTGAGCTACCTTGTCCTAAAAGGACGCTGCGCCCGGTGTCGCAAACCTATATCCGTGCGCTATCCGCTTGTTGAGATGGTAACGGCCGCTCTTTTTGGGGCGGCCTATCTCGAATTCGGCTTCGGGTCTGATCTTGCGGCCAGTCTGCTTCTGATCGTCACATTGGTTGTTATCACTGGAATTGACATCGATCACCAGATCATTCCGGACGTGATTACCTACCCGGCTGCAGTTGCAGGGGTGCTTTTCGCTTTTTCGAACAACTCCCCCGAGTTAGCTGATGCTCTGATTGGTGCAGCAACAGGCTATGGCGTTTTCTTCGCACTCAATTGGACTTACATTCTTGTGCGCAAACGTGAAGCCATGGGAATGGGTGACGCCAAGCTTTTTGCTGTTCTTGGACTTTTTCTGGGATGGCAGGCTCTTTTGCCTATCTTCATCGTCGCCGTTTTTTCCTGCTTCTTTTTTATCCTTGCCCACGCGCTCGTTTGCAAGGGAACCCCACCCAAAATTCTTCCGTTCGGCCCCTTTTTGTCCCTTGGCGGATTGAGTTGTCTTTTCTTCGACCCCGCCGCTATCCAATCCCTACTGTTCAGATTCTGA
- the trfA gene encoding plasmid replication initiator TrfA, which produces MAQPSSLRMEETLEFSLIQTKKRIIAQAEKLPAWSNDSRAIPNEIVRSEVFGMAVKGVKREWMVNHEVRCWKGNRILFTGETLDQRDLDVWLAVLHFFRDKDLYHPLYLTAGDILDVLGKSKGKNNYERLKESMRRLKKVTIEIISDFRHFAGGFITSFDYDFSRKKYKVMIDPGMAKLFALEFTRIEWPVRRTIKGDLARWLHCYINSHDATVKEPSKIHLGKIKELARISPERPLNKVRFDVHSAMESLKNMGIVCWYEIDSNLLKFARSN; this is translated from the coding sequence ATGGCACAGCCGTCCAGCCTCCGGATGGAGGAAACTCTTGAATTCTCTCTGATACAGACGAAGAAAAGAATCATTGCTCAGGCCGAAAAATTGCCGGCCTGGTCCAATGACTCAAGAGCGATTCCCAACGAAATTGTGAGATCCGAAGTTTTTGGAATGGCCGTTAAGGGAGTCAAGCGTGAATGGATGGTCAACCACGAGGTTCGCTGCTGGAAAGGAAACCGCATCCTTTTCACCGGCGAGACCCTCGATCAGCGAGATCTCGATGTTTGGCTGGCCGTTTTGCATTTTTTTCGCGACAAAGACCTCTATCATCCCCTGTATCTGACTGCAGGGGATATTCTTGATGTCTTGGGCAAAAGCAAGGGGAAGAACAATTACGAAAGGCTCAAGGAGAGTATGAGGCGGCTTAAAAAAGTGACGATTGAAATTATCAGCGACTTTCGTCACTTTGCCGGAGGATTTATCACGTCTTTCGATTACGATTTTTCGCGCAAAAAATACAAGGTCATGATCGACCCGGGCATGGCGAAACTTTTTGCTCTGGAATTTACCCGTATTGAGTGGCCGGTTCGCAGAACCATCAAAGGGGATCTGGCTCGATGGCTTCACTGCTATATCAACTCCCACGATGCCACGGTCAAAGAGCCCTCCAAAATTCATCTGGGCAAAATCAAGGAACTGGCGCGCATAAGCCCTGAGAGACCTTTGAATAAGGTGAGGTTTGATGTGCACAGCGCCATGGAGAGTCTTAAAAACATGGGCATTGTCTGCTGGTATGAGATAGATAGTAACCTTTTGAAATTTGCCCGTTCGAACTGA